The following are encoded together in the Deltaproteobacteria bacterium genome:
- a CDS encoding SDR family oxidoreductase gives MSQILIVGGAGYVGAVLTRELLERGYAVRVADRLYFGDAGLRDIRDRIDLVVADMRALPPEAFRDVDAVVNVAGLSNDPTAEYNPTANHEMNTVATVRLAEQCRQAGVQRYVFASSCSIYDRGVTDEDRDVVLDETAEVRPRAAYATSKHEAEQRLLAMAGPDFCPVILRKGTIYGFSPRMRYDLVVNTFVKDALAKGAMTIYCGGEMWRPLLDVRDAARAYIACIEAEPALVGGQIFNVAFQNVRISELALRVRTALRAMGVSVDVVPDYSYRGVRSYRVSARKIQQRLGFNAKVDIEEAVREMAISIRQYHYEDFDNPRYYNIRWVQFLEEAERTVAVTGSVFGAPAQPAPRPRVVAARTSDS, from the coding sequence GTGAGTCAGATTCTAATCGTGGGCGGCGCGGGTTACGTCGGAGCGGTCCTGACCCGCGAGCTGTTGGAGCGCGGCTATGCCGTGCGTGTGGCCGACCGGCTGTACTTCGGCGACGCGGGGCTCCGCGACATCCGCGACCGCATCGATCTGGTGGTGGCGGACATGCGCGCACTGCCGCCCGAAGCCTTCCGCGATGTCGACGCGGTCGTCAACGTCGCCGGACTCTCCAACGATCCCACCGCCGAATACAACCCGACGGCCAATCACGAGATGAACACCGTGGCCACCGTGCGCCTGGCCGAGCAGTGTCGCCAAGCCGGGGTGCAGCGCTACGTGTTCGCCTCGTCGTGCTCGATCTACGACCGGGGCGTCACGGATGAAGACCGGGACGTGGTGCTCGACGAGACCGCGGAGGTGCGGCCGCGCGCGGCCTACGCCACCTCGAAACACGAGGCCGAGCAGCGGCTATTGGCGATGGCCGGGCCGGATTTCTGTCCGGTGATCCTGCGCAAGGGCACGATCTACGGCTTCTCGCCCCGCATGCGTTACGACCTGGTGGTCAACACCTTCGTCAAGGACGCGCTGGCCAAGGGTGCGATGACGATCTACTGCGGCGGTGAGATGTGGCGGCCGCTGCTCGATGTGCGCGACGCCGCGCGCGCCTACATCGCCTGCATCGAGGCCGAGCCGGCGCTGGTGGGCGGGCAGATCTTCAACGTCGCCTTCCAGAACGTGCGCATCTCGGAGCTGGCGCTACGCGTGCGCACGGCGCTGCGCGCAATGGGCGTGAGCGTCGATGTGGTGCCCGACTACAGCTACCGCGGCGTGCGCAGCTACCGCGTCTCGGCCCGCAAGATCCAGCAGCGGCTCGGCTTCAATGCCAAGGTCGACATCGAAGAAGCGGTCCGGGAGATGGCGATCAGCATTCGCCAATATCACTACGAGGATTTCGACAACCCGCGTTACTACAACATTCGCTGGGTGCAGTTCCTCGAAGAGGCCGAGCGTACGGTGGCGGTGACCGGCTCGGTGTTCGGCGCTCCGGCCCAGCCCGCCCCGCGACCGCGCGTCGTCGCCGCGCGCACCTCCGACAGCTGA